In Parasegetibacter sp. NRK P23, a single genomic region encodes these proteins:
- a CDS encoding MmcQ/YjbR family DNA-binding protein: MNIDMLHYWRKVLNIALELPGTEESSSHGTPACKVNSKLFARLWEDGKTLAVYSAERERWMKLRPAVYFITAHYNNHPMLLINLEKVGEAELKELVQTSWEIRAPRSLQKSWKESSN; the protein is encoded by the coding sequence ATGAATATCGACATGCTTCATTATTGGCGGAAAGTATTGAATATTGCCCTGGAACTGCCCGGAACGGAGGAGTCCAGCTCCCACGGCACGCCCGCCTGCAAAGTAAACAGCAAACTTTTCGCCAGGCTCTGGGAAGATGGAAAAACACTCGCCGTGTATTCCGCTGAAAGGGAAAGATGGATGAAACTCAGGCCCGCAGTGTATTTCATTACCGCGCATTACAATAACCACCCCATGCTGCTCATCAACCTCGAAAAGGTGGGTGAAGCCGAGTTGAAGGAGCTGGTACAAACTTCTTGGGAAATCAGGGCGCCGCGTTCCCTGCAGAAATCCTGGAAAGAAAGCAGCAACTGA
- a CDS encoding SET domain-containing protein, with protein MALLEKKLVVKTSTIPDSGMGLFTEVDIPKGTQIVEYKGRVSSWKEANHDDGENGYIFFVNRNHVIDARRMKSSLARYANDARGLRKVKGLVNNAEYEPIGTRVFIKALRNIPAGSEIFVSYGKEYWETIRENIKIDAQKAKEAAAKKTKAAKKKK; from the coding sequence ATGGCATTACTTGAAAAGAAACTCGTTGTTAAAACCTCTACCATACCCGATTCAGGGATGGGCCTGTTTACAGAAGTAGATATCCCCAAAGGAACACAGATCGTGGAATACAAAGGACGCGTCAGTTCCTGGAAAGAAGCCAACCACGATGATGGTGAAAACGGCTATATCTTTTTCGTGAACCGCAACCACGTTATTGACGCGCGCCGCATGAAGTCTTCACTGGCCCGTTATGCGAACGATGCGCGCGGACTCCGTAAAGTGAAAGGCCTGGTGAACAACGCGGAATATGAACCCATCGGCACAAGGGTGTTCATCAAAGCGTTGCGCAATATTCCCGCCGGCTCCGAAATTTTTGTGAGCTATGGCAAAGAGTATTGGGAAACCATCAGAGAGAATATAAAGATCGACGCGCAGAAGGCGAAAGAAGCCGCTGCTAAGAAAACGAAAGCAGCAAAGAAGAAAAAATAG